A window of Pseudochaenichthys georgianus chromosome 19, fPseGeo1.2, whole genome shotgun sequence genomic DNA:
GTAGTTACATTTTCAATTGAACTACTTCACGGCTGTGCTACTTTCATTCGGAAAACATTTTTGCAACACATGGCTTGGTTTTATGGCTGGACATATTATAACCTCTTGCTTACTCTTGCTGTTTTTCCCAATTTGACCAACCCTACCGTTGAGGCAAACATTCAGAAGTCACTGAACTTTAAAAACCTACTAAATAAGAGCTGTACTGCGGCTCTTGAATGCAACACGTATACCAAGTGAGCTTCTAAACTTTGCACCGCAGTAACTGATCTGAGGAGCTGAAGCATGGCCGGACCTCCTGCTGTGATCTGGGAGCGCGAGGTGGAGGGTCTGCTGCGGTACCGAGAGCTGGTTCCCCGGCTGGAGGAGGCTCTGGGGAAGTTCTCCAGCCGGGACCCCGCAGAGGTGATCCAGCCTGTGCGCAGCACCGTGCCGCTGCAGAAACACCACGGGTAGGCCTATGCCTCAATGATTGAGATATGTAGTTGTTTGCTATCATggccgtatccaccattgaAGTCACCGAGGCCCGGACCTCGGAACATTTTTTcaagtacttccatttactgacaatggggggggggggggggggagagagagagagagagagagagagagagagagagagagagagagagagagagaggcagagagaggctTAATAACCATAGCCCTATCTATCTATAACttagtcttcatttacaatatagacaataggcatactttttaaacaacatacatctattgcagttatgatgaTATGATATTTAATTATCACTTCCAAGCGAATTCCTTCCAGTAGTTTGGTTGTCCTACAGGGGAAACATTAAAAACAAGATGTATTTCTGACTGACCCTCCTTTTCTTTCACAGCTTTATGGGATTGATGCCTTCATACATGGAGAACAAGGGAGTCCTGTGCACAAAGTTTGTGTGTTTCTACAAGAGGGAGGACGGTTCAAATTTGCCGTCCACACAGGCCACGGTGGTGCTGCTGGACCCGGAGTACGGGAACGTAAAGGCTGTGAGGAAAACCTTATTAAACACAGGCAGGgacaccattgtgttctttctaaccaaatctctctcagaggggcgtggggaggggctccttgcagtataataggggacctttaatgagACGGCAAAAGGCAAAGCTTTTCACTCAAACACAGTCACGTTTCCACCCTGCAGGTTATGAATGGAGAGCTGATCACAAGGATGAGGACAGCTGCAGTGTCAGCCATCTCTGCTAAGGTAGCTCCAATTTTTTGCGAGTATCGATTCAAACTTGTTCTCTAATTTACACTCTTGTTTTAACTTAGACATGATTTTGTTACGCAGCTGCTGATGTGTCCTGGGTCAGAGGTGTTGGCCATCTTGGGGACTGGCGCTCAGGCCATGAGTCATTACAACGTCTTCACAGAAATGTTCTCATTTAAAGAGGTACGGTTACAACAATAtctttaaaaagtcagcctgGACACAAGTATCAGTTGAGGGCAATTTAATATATGCATGATAAAAGAAGTGGGGTATTATTTCTGTGATTTAAagagccctattatgcttttggggggttttccctttcctttagtgtgttataaaggtttttgtgcatgtaaatggtctgcaaaggctacattcCCAAAGTTCCCACTAAAGGAAATTTCTCTTTCAGAGTTAGATGAGAAGATTGACATTTATAATAACTTATAAAACTCTTATAATATCAAAAATAGGAAGTTGAGGCCAATAGCCGCTCAGCATTGCATAAAGACAGGAAACGAATATGCTAGTCCACCTACTAGCAGATATATAGCTAATAAAAAGTAACATCATTTAATTCATCTATATAAGTgtaaagattcaaggctttattgtcatgtgcacagtagctagtgtagatatggcaataaCAGGTTGTATTCTTTCGGGGAGTTATTTGCCAGACTATTTGTTGCATTGACTTCCAGCATCCTCCCCACAGGTGCGTGTTTGGAGCCGCACAGGTCAGGGCTCGGAGAGGTTTTGCCGCTCAGTCAGCGGTCCGGTGACCGTGTGTGTCTCAGCTGAGGAGGCGGTGAGGGGCGCAGACGTCATAGTGACGGTTACCAGGTGTACAGAGCCGGTGCTGTTTGGGCAGTGGGTCAAACCAGGAGCCCATGTGGCAGGTGAGAAAACTTActtaacacacacactaaaaaaaGGAATATATGTTTTCTAACGGTTCTGGTTTCTTTCTGATTAGCGGTCGGAGCCTGCAGGCCGAACTGGAGGGAGCTGGACGACGTGTTGATGAAGGAGGCCGTGGTGTACGCTGACAGCAGGGAGGGGGCGCTGACTGAGTCCGGGGACGTCATCCTCTCAGGGGTCAGTCTGCATTGTGCTCTCTTACTGCCTCATTGGCATAACTGTCTTTTTGCAGAATTTGttttaatattatttgttttaggcCGAGGTGTTTGCAGAGCTCGGAGATGTTATCAATGGGACCAAACCAGCCCTCAGAGAGAAGACAACCGTGTTCAAATCCCTCGGTAAGCCTTACTTGAttgtatatatttttgaaaaagctcAGGTTTGCATAAATTGCCTACGTGACCTTTGAAGCAAGTCCCGCCCATAGCAGTTGACTGACAGCCTGGTCCTTAATGAGTAACAAAAACATTAGAGCATCAGCAAAAGCAAAGAGATAAATAAATTACTTTACATAGAAATAGATGAAAGAAAATAGGGAATATAAAGAGTAATTTaaaaggaaataaatacatttggattaattgtatatattataaatacatatacacaGGAATGTGCTTTTAATAATTATTTAATCATTTGTAATAGTTCTCTATATTGATATACTTTAAGATATATACTAtacttacattttatttattcatactATATTTCAgcatttactgacatatttattattttatttactcaTAATATTTCAACATGTATTTTTGTAATATTTTACATATTATGTATTCTTTGTAATGGCTTTTATATGACTCCATGTTATGGCTAGTCCCTAGAGAGTGAAGTACTTACATTTCCCAACTGAATACATTGAAACTTTCTTTTTGGAATAACAGGAATGGGAGTGGAAGATGCAGTGTCCGCTCAGCTGGTGTTCGACCAATGGGAAGCCAAATCCTGCAAATCATGAAGTGGCCACCTATTTCAATCCTGACCTGTTTTAACCTTCTCTGAACTCTGGGAACTTTCTGACATGTTATAGAATAAATCAGCAACCTCAACCTTTGTACCTTAAAGGTggagtaggtcattttggagaaaccagctagaGTGTGctataatttgaaaatacacagccggaaaaaaatctgccacttccttacagagcccctcctccaacacacacatgaccgatgagggcatgagataagtttgtgcaccgatggaaggctgacaggcaggtaggccatccagttattttagccgggccggctcagatgattggtcgtgctttttgtcaaagcacttaagatattcattgctatcgggatgttaagagcattccatggaatataacaaaaagtgtatctccagccggtttctcaaacttacctaccccacctttaagacatgtctgtaaatatgtgattctACTGTCAGCTCTAATGACTGAAATACATATTCTGTTTACCCTCACTCATCCTCTCTGCCATTGTAATCcttctttaaaggtcacctatcatgctatttgtaggcaatagcataggtctcagatatataaaaaacatgtctatgaagtgttttgctcaaaataccaaacagatcacccgttctagccatgcctcatatccctctattacACTTCATGTTTCAAAAGAGCTGattttaaaggggacatatcatgctatatttgaacaatatattggagggccatacctatacaaagtatataaatatagtttttttttcaaaataccaaaaagatcctgcattttagccatgcctcatgtcgctctatttgctctttccagcgctgtttttgcagggggctgattctgtgagctgcagctgaccacgcccccctgcaggagaggggagcgtgctctgagatcagctgctgggctgcagcggggagaagagggggaggaaaatagATCTCCGTccaccgtgttttattcttatagaagtaagaagagaagtaatggggcagaaaccctccattttacgcagcggtccagacatagacatcaaacggcgacacatattcagtgtgcagttcctttggcattagggcagggatatctagatactttccaaggtttgacataatgaattgcgctacttttaaagcaagcaacgatgttttcaaatctgtaatcaaaaagctcctcaaaaacactatctaagcagttcctgccgttgctacgttagttcaaacagtaacaacgaactatttttcttagcggatgcatatCAATTTAGATCAATACAAACTATATTTTAaatttctaaatccataaaagcattttcaattaatattgggagtcatgtcgttactttgttgagaatgtggccatgtaataagcgggataatgtgcacattgcataatgtgccttcatgccgatctagatccctccgcttcgcgtcgggctcctgatcagcctgtcggtgttcttttgcccataatgaccgcgtcgctgcacattatcccttacatatgattatatagagtcattattcatttgttttaaagcaggaggcacaaacgcttgcctcggggtgggagaaaaagagccacagcggagaataaacagaaggacaaccatggcaaccatgcaagggaagtcttcttcgctgcttttgtggcagactacagtgccacttacaggcctggcatatgtactacagcgtctccagcgctttcgagtggcaatggccggccgtggcccaacctctcattcccctgataggtggagaattgaccactaagcggagcaccccttttgtgacgtagaaaataattcaaatctggatcagtctgtatcagatccgttacagccccttttttagagatttgggtatagaggaaaagagagagggttgtattttctgacacttggtgagacACACcggcggggacacatattcatgtataaaagacatacaagagtgcattttgcatgataggtcccctttaagtataaaacttaataaaataaaaagaattgattaaaaaaaaaggagggggctgagctcatgcgggacccggcagctactgtctaaactaaatactgcggtgatgaaacgccatatcatggattatcaaggattctttctgaaacagtttggagctcaaaggctttctctcttgtcggttataccacaaggtgagttcctttttacttcctgcttcttcacacacatgctctccagtacaggttagctctgagtgttagcgatgctaatgtaaacacagaccatattacgtccaaaacagtcgggcattgtttctgatagggccgtgggtgtaaagccagcctacatttccgatattacgtcatatcggacgcaaatctggatcagctccgttgtagcccagtttttagagatttgggtacggaggaaaagagagggttgtattttctgacgctaggcgagttccctgacacacccgggggacacatctttatgtataaaatacataaaaaagagcattttgcatgataggtcccctttaatgtatTCACGGTCATATTTCCTCACCACATGCTTTTTAATTTGAAATAGGACCGGGTTCTTCCATATATGTTCGTCTATAACATTCAAGTCATTAGAATGATGACTTGGTTTACCCCAAAACTAGTGCATTTAGTATCAATGCATGAAGTAACGGTAACATGTTTGTTTCTACCTGACATGGGAATATTTGTATCTAAAAATAtgaattttattttttaatgagtgAATTATATTtagatatttaaaaataactaGCTTGTGTATTacacaacatttttatttaaatcacaATTTGGCAGTACATTCACGACCCACTAGGTGGCCCTCTGATGCGCACAGGTCCAGAGAAACTACACTTCTTATATTATTTCCCTGCACCATGATGTTTGAACAGAAATAACAAATCAAACAGATAATTTTAAATGAATTTATTTGCTTACAAAAAATCTGCATATTACTATGTGAAAATTAAAACATATTAAGCGAGAAAGTAAATCCACGTGTCCACTGCGCACTGAAAATGAGATTTACAGCGGCACCCATGCAATTTGATCATTGCtcgtttaaaaataaaatgcatttgcTTCGAAGCTACTGCTCATATTGTACAACAAGAGACATCCGTTACAACCTTGAGTGCACTGGCTCGTAGACTTCATGAAACACAGTAGTAGATGTGGTCAAAATCAACAAGAACTTAGTGAGAGTTTTATAATCACAGATAGATTGAGGACGAAACGGCACAACAACACTGGCAGCGCTGCACCCTCACAGGCCCGACAGTTAGAAAATACTGCGTGTGTTCACATTCACCTGTTAGACGTCTAGCAGAGACTGCGTTTTAAATGCTTGTTACTTGTACACAGAAATTAGTACTTCGTTTAGCATCTGCTACAAGAAAGGTTCCATGTAATTTAAGGATTTAACCGTGACTGCATGATGGTACCTTGAACAGGTTAGAAACTAAGTTAATAAGGAAGAGATATTTAGTGTCCAAGGAGCGACTACAAAGTGATGACCGTTGACCACCTGTTTTGGCAACACCTCAGTTTAGTCAGATGAAACATGTAAACAAACTGTCCAACAACCGCAGCTGAAAAGAAACTGACGATGGAAATTAGAGCTACTGAAACACATTTCTTGCTAAAAGTAAAATGtcatcaaggcagcaggaatcTTGTAGTGTGTAGGGGAAAGAGTGCAATGCAGGACCCCCTTCTCTTAAGAGTTACATCTTCAGTTAATTCATGATAAAATCACATTCAAGTAGTGTTTCTTCACAACGTAGGAGACAGGTGATGTGAAATGTTAAatcaccctctccctcacatTCCCCAAGGCCTAACAAAGTCACTTCATTCCTGTCGATCTGAAAGGACGATACAGATGAAAGCAAACAGAAACCAGATCTGAGAGACAAACCTTCAGCGCTGCTTAAAT
This region includes:
- the crym gene encoding ketimine reductase mu-crystallin, encoding MAGPPAVIWEREVEGLLRYRELVPRLEEALGKFSSRDPAEVIQPVRSTVPLQKHHGFMGLMPSYMENKGVLCTKFVCFYKREDGSNLPSTQATVVLLDPEYGNVKAVMNGELITRMRTAAVSAISAKLLMCPGSEVLAILGTGAQAMSHYNVFTEMFSFKEVRVWSRTGQGSERFCRSVSGPVTVCVSAEEAVRGADVIVTVTRCTEPVLFGQWVKPGAHVAAVGACRPNWRELDDVLMKEAVVYADSREGALTESGDVILSGAEVFAELGDVINGTKPALREKTTVFKSLGMGVEDAVSAQLVFDQWEAKSCKS